Genomic segment of Thermoanaerobaculia bacterium:
GTACTACGGCAAGAGTTACCAGGCTGCCGGGTCTGGGTTTGAGCATGGCCAATTTTTCCTTGGCTTTGTTGATCTCATCGAGTTGTTCATAGAATTTGGAGCAGGTTTTGAGCGACTGATACTGTGTTTCGTGGGCGGCTTTCTTCATGAGTCCAATGAAGGCCTTATAGTGCTTGTTGTGCTTTTCAACTTCATTGTCCTTGGTCCATCCCTTCTTTCTTCCATCCTCCTCAACGTAAACATATACTCCAAGAACATAGGAGATAGCATCGCAGCCCAGGAGAGGATGAATGTGATTCGGGTTATTCCTTGCGACTGGTGATTTGGGTACCTTGAGGGGGAGTGGGTCTCGAACGTTTTTTTTTCCCCTAGTGACCTCCTTTGTTCGCTCCCGGATTCCGGCAAAAGTTCCATCCTCATAAAGCTGGATAGAATAGGGAACCGGCCTCTCCTCGAAAGCTTTATCTGCAAGCTGATCCGTGAGATAGGTGTCCGCGTAGGCTGCTAGTGCATGTACGAGCATCGGAGTACCTCTTCTCTCTGGCCAGGGTCCACAATGACGCGGTCCGGGCTGGTGTCCATTACGCCTTGTTCGAGCCTGGCATGGAAAAACACGGCCTGGTTATCCACCCCCTCTTTCTCTTTCATTTTCTTTTTTTGAAATACCACATCATAGAGCATGAGCCCAAGGTCTTGAGAGACTTCAATTGGCCTTTCATCCTGGTTCGGATATGAAAAGAAACAGGCGAACTCACGGCAACCGAGATAAGGGCGATGGAAGCACTGACCCTTCTCCACTCGCCGGTTGAACATGGCCATATACTTGGCCGAATGGTTCTCACTGTTGGGATCATACACTCTCGGCTCGGCCTCTATCACGTAGGCCACGTTTTGTAGGGCCAAGGTGTTTCTGGGGGTGGCATCCATACTCCCGGCACCGGCAGTTTGGGGCTCATATTTCTCCGGTTGTTTCATCCATTGCTTCACTGCACTTGGCGGGATTTTACTTTGGATCTCGTTTCTTCGCACTGAAGTAAACCTGATTGGTTTCAAAACCCCGATCCTGTGGATGATCCAGCGCATTTCAGGTCGCCATAAAATAGCATCCAAGATGCCGCGTGCAGCTGAGGGTGTCATTACCTCATAACTTACACGCTCTACTTTCATTTCCGGCCGGCTGAAACAAGCATAAGGTCCGGCCACCCGCACTCGCACATATGTGTTTTCGGGCATGTTTGGCCTCCTTTCTTTTTGTTTATATGATCAAAACGTCATCAGAGTGAATCATAAATCCCAGTTTCCTTGAATAGAATCTTTGTTCGCAACACCAGATATCGGAACCCGGTAGAAGCTCAAAAATAGCGCCGGATTGTCTGGCCTGAACAAACTCGTGGTTATAAAGCCCTATCTGATAACGCTGGAGCTTCCGGGAAAGCCCCATGTCGAGTACCCCCTGGTTTCTTAACTGGCGAATCAACTTCTCGGCTTTTTCATTGTAGGGCACAAGTATGGAAACCATCGGCTCTTCAATCATGGCAAAGCGCTTCGCAATCTCCCGGAACTCAAGGCGCCTGCGCAACCCCTCGATGTCATGGGTGTCGAGATCTGACTGGTAATAGCGATTGAAGAATCCCCTTATATGGGCGGGGTCATGGATGGAAAGCGCTTCGCTTCCCGCAAGCATGGTCTTAGTTATTTCCGTAGCATCTCGGTATGCACCCGGCGGTGTTGTGGGTTTCCCCGAGGGATCATCCGGTTCGAAGATGATGACCTTCCCTCCCGGCTGACCCTTTGATGCCGTTAGCTTGCCCTCCCGGTCACAACGCCCTGCCGCCTGAATGATTGAGTCAAAAGGCCCCACGGCCCTAAATACCACCGGAAAGTCCAAATCTACGCCAGCTTCTACAAGCTGGGTGGCGACGACCCTACAGGGGCAATTTGAGTCGTCAAGAGCTTTTCGGATTGTGTCTAATACCTCAAGGCGATGTTGCGGGCACATGCGTGTGGATAAGTGCCAGAGGGAATCTTTTTCAAAATCTAGCTTCTCATGAAGTTTGCTGAAAAGAAGGCTTGCGTGTTTTTTCAAGTTTACGACACACAGTGATCGCGGTTCAGAAGCTATCCGTTCGGTCATGTCATTCCATGAACACTGTCCCGCTCTAACATCTTTTTCCGGCCAGCGAATTGTAACCCGTGCTAAGTTCTGGAAAAGATATTGTGTATTTGGAACAATTTCTCTGATCGTTCCTTTTGTCCAACGTGGATCATGTTGGTCGGCGTGCTCCGGCTTCTCAAAAGCTGGCTGGGTGGCCGTGCAAAAAAGAAAGGTAGTTCCCCAGTTAGTGGACAGTTCTTTCATCGCCGTGAGCAAAGCTCGAAGTAAATGACGGGGAAGTGTTTGCACCTCGTCAAGGATCACGATTGATCGGGCCACATTATGAAGCCTGCGTAGGTCTGACGGTCGGTTGGAAAAAAGACCGTCAAAGAAACGTACGGAAGTCGTAACAATGATGGGAGCGTTCCAGTTTTCAATGGCCGATAGGTTTCGGCGTTGCTGAAGATTGTAATCCTCACCGGCTGGCACGTCTTTTATGAAATTGCCGGAATGATGTTCGACTATTGCATCATTGCCGATCGCTTCAGCATATACACTGGCGTTTTGTTCGATAATCGATAGGAACGGAATGACCACTATGATCCGCTGGACTTCTTCAGGATTCAAGCTCGCGCGCCGTAGCGCGAACGCCATAGAGGAAAGCGTTTTCCCTCCCCCGGTGGGCACGGTTAAAGATAAAAGCTTGTTTTCCCACTGTGCGGCATTTTTGCAAGCCTCAAAAATCGACTGGCGAGCATCCTTCAAAGGCCCTGCGGGGACTTTCTCGGCCTGTTTGCCAACGTATGCTTGTATGCGCTGAAATCTATTCCATGCATCCAAAAGGTCATTGGGTTGATATGGCATCCCAGAAGTATCTATGCGATCTGCATCTACCAGACAACTGAACATCATTCGTATCCACATATCTTTACTAATCATGTTGTTTTGATCTGAATGTGAAGTTAACGTGTCCAGCAATTTGTCCACCACTTCCTCACCAAGGTCGTTTCTGGCGCGTTCCAAAATATTATTCAGCGTGTTTTCGATCCGTTTTGAACGCAAGTTAATGTCATTTGGGTTGCTAAGGCCTGAATGATGACCAGCGACGGCAAGTGCGATGTCATATGCCTTTGCTCTTTGGGCAAAGGCCGCACCGTAACCTGAATGCTCGACTCTGGATTTTGGTTTTCCCATTGCTGTATCGCGCAACAATTGTTGAAAGGAGTCTAAATACTTTCCGATATCATGAAGCAATCCAGCACTGCAAACTTTTTCAACGAAAACATGATCTCTACTTGCAGCCTCAGCGAAAATCATTGCAAGCCTCTCAACTCCGTGGAGGTGTTCACGCAAGGTTTGCCAATGACAACCATTTTCCCCGGGCAGCATTCCATGATGCTTATAATCAGAATGAGCGAAATATACATCATTTTGATAGTTCATTTCTTATCACACCCACAAGATGATCTATCATGGATTGCCGTCCATCCTTTTAAGAGCCTTCCGTCCAGGCTGTGGGCATACATCCGATTTGTATTTTTCTCATCCATTGAATCTTTGCCCTCCGGTTTACGCATAACTTTTTCTGTCCGAGTTCGGGCGTTGATCATAGTATACCTGATCATGGCACCGGTTAGCACCACTGCTAATTTTTTCAATACTACAGAAGATGAGACAATATATGTCCGCTTTCAATTCTCCTTACTTCAACTGAGTAATATAAAATTGTGTTCTCAGGTTTTGGAGAAACTATGACACATGTTTTGCAGTATAGTATGAGTAGAAGTGTCTATCTGGAGGCATCTATGCGACATTCCATTATCAGGGGTTTTCTTTTTACGATCATCGGGATTGGAGCTTTCACGGTAGTTGCCTGCTCGACGACCCGCATTACCCTGGAAAGCAGAGCCGATATCCGTTCTTCCCTTCACAGGAGTGTGGTCGTTCTCTCGATATTTGGAGAACCCTTGCTGGATGAGGCCGTTTTCCGTGCATATCAGCATGTCCTGCAGGAGGCAGGGGTGAGTGTCCTTGGAAGGGGGGATCTCGCATCCAATGGTAATGACCAATCGTTGGAAGGTCTTGTCCGATCTGCGCTTGAAAAGGGGGCCACGGCACTCCTGGTTCTGGCTCCTGCCGACATTGAATCGGCGGAGGAAGGATTTCTGAGGGTGGGAGCCAATAAGATGAAAGGGTGGGGGGATCGGAACGCCTGTGATCCGCCCCAGGCCGATCAGCGCTTTCTGGATTATTCGGAGGATAATTTCAAGGCTCCCGATACGTTACCGTACATCGATCGGTTGGATATTTCCGCGATCTTCATTGACCTTCAAAGGGCAAAAGAGGCCTGGAGAGGAAGAACGATGACCCGTGGAGCTGAAGAGGTGAAAACCGAGGCCTTGATCGAAGACCAGGCAGCGACAATTCACCGCAGGTTAAAACAGGTGGGATACCTTCCCTGAAGTACACATCCGCCGGAATGTGATAGGATAGTAAGGAATGTGACGAACTACTATGGATGAAGGTCAGGAGGTTGATCCATGAAAGATCGCGTGACTGAACTGAAAGATAATATGGAGAGAATTCGGGACACACTCAGAACGCTTGAAGATGACATCCAAACCCTGTTCGAGGGTATTGTTTCCCTGTCCGAAAAGACTTCAGATCTGGAAGAAAAGGTCGGCGGGCTTCACACCGAAGAATAGCCTTCGCCCTGTTTATTGAGTTGCACGCATGGCGACAGGGGATGCATCCTATCCATTACGAATAAAGGAGCACCGGCCATCGATCGGCTGAGGGAGACTTCCGATATCAGGAAGACGTGTCGAATTCCTTAACCAGGAAGGGGCATATTACCCGGATGTTATAATGGCCTGCCATGGATAAGCATCCGAAATCCTTTGACTGTACGGAAGACGACATCCTCGATCTTGCGATACGGCGGGGGTACATCACCAGGGAACTGATCGAAGAAATTCAAACCGTTTATATGGTGGAGCAATCGGATGCAGATATTTCCGATCGCATTGTAGGACCCCGAATCGTCCACCTTCTCCAGTCCGGCTCCCTCGATAATGAAATTCTTTCGGAAATCATGTCGGAGCTCGGCATCCCCGGAGAGGACCAGGCCACGCTTCTGATTGGGAAATCCGATTCAGGAAACAGGACTGTGAAGAAAGGAGATTCCGGTGTTCGATCCGGAGGTCTGACAACGGGCAGCCGAATTTCTCACTTCCGAATTGAACGTGTCCTCGGACGGGGAGGGATGGGGGTCGTGTACCTTGCCTGGGATGAAACGCTGGAACGGCCGGTTGCATTGAAATTTCTGCATGGGGAAACTCCGGATCAGGAGCGGAGGTTCATGCGGGAAGCTCGGACCCAGGCAAAGATCGACCATGCTCACGTGTGCAAGGTGTACGAAGTGGGCGAGGCGGAGGGCCGGCCCTACATTGCCATGCAGTACATTGAGGGGCGCACGCTCCAGGAGGTATCCCGGACCCTCACCCTGGACGGCAAGGTCGCGCTGATGGCTAAGGTTGCCGATGCACTTCACGCAGCCCATGAGCGCGGTTTAATCCACCGGGACCTGAAACCGGCCAATATCATGGTGCAGGATGGAGAAGAAGGTCTCATGCCTTTTGTCCTGGACTTTGGTCTCTCCAAGGAAATCGAAGCACCCAACATCACTCACAGCGGAATTATTGCCGGTACTCCAACCTATATGGCTCCGGAACAGGCATCGGGGCGGGGTGCCGATCTGGATCGGCGGACGGATGTATACGGTTTAGGTGCAACACTCTACGACATCGTGGCCGGGGGAGCGCCCTTCCAGGGGAATTCCACCGTGGATATTCTGATGAAGGTGATTCAGCAGGATCCGATTCCCCTGAGTCGCCACCAGCCGAAAATTCCTGGGGATCTGGAAACCATTATCATGAAGTGCCTGGAAAAGGATCCATCCCGAAGGTACGAAAACTCCCGTGCCCTGGCGGAAGACCTGCGACGATTTCTGAAAGGGGAACCGATTCTTGCAAGACGGGCTTCCATAGCCGAGAAGACGTGGAAGCGGGTGAAACGTCACCCCACGGTCTCCACGGCGATCGGGGTCCTGGTTCTTGCCCTTGTTCTGCTTGGCATCCATGCTCTCTGGTCAAGCCATACGAATCAGCTCAGAAGAACGTATGACCAGACTTTTGATCGGGAAGTAGCCTTTGTCGAAGAAACGCTGCGTTTTGCCTTTACTTCACCTCTACATGATATCGGCCCCGAACGGGATAAGGTTCTGAACCGGCTGACGGATCTGGAGGAACGAATTGAGAGGGAAAGCCGGCTTGCAAAACCATCGGGATACTACGCCCTTGGAAGGGGATATCTGGATCTTGGGGATTGGAACCGGGCCCTGGAGTTTCTTCAAAAGGCGTGGGACCAGGGAAATCGAAGGCCCGAATCCGCCTACGCCCTGGGGCGCGCCCTCGGTGAGGTCTATTTCGAAGAACTATCCCAGCTGGAAGGAATACGGGATCGGGAGCTCAGGGAAAAGCGCCGAAAAGAACTTGAAGTCGAGTACCGAATTCCAGCGATCACCTATCTGAATGCAAGCCAGGGAATGGATATCGCTTCTCCGGCGTTCGTTGAAGGGCTGATCCTCTATTACGAAAAACGATATGATCAGGCGATAGCAAGAGTGGAAGAAGCAATTCAGGAAGTTCCCTGGTTATACGAAGCCCGTTCTCTCAAAGGAAGGATCCTCCGGGCCATGGCCGAGAAGTCCCTCGAAGAGGGGAAGACAGAAAGCGGTGTCTCGATGATGGAGAACGCGATGATAGCCACCCAGAGTGCCGTTGCGACGGCACCCAGCGATCCCGGTTCCCTCCTGGACCTATGTCGCCTCAGGACAGGTTTACTGAAGTTCCCGGTGTTCATCCAGGAAAACAACCTCGACGCTCTTATGAACGATGCCACGTCTGCCTGTGAGCAGGCGATGACAGCAGATCCGACCTCCCCGTTGCCTTCCACGTTTCTGGCCATGGCATGGCGGGCCCGGGCCTATACCGAGGTCGGCCGCGGCGTGAATCCTGCAGAAAGCCTGGCCAGAGCAGAGTCTCATGCACGCCATTCACTGGAGGTTCGGCCGGGCCACCTGATGAGCCGGCTCGAATTGAGCAACATCTACCAGGTCAAGGAAGAGCGCGCCCTTATGGTGGGAGGGGACCGGGCAACACTCATCGATGCGTCGATTGACCTTCTCGAACAGATTCTGAAAGATAAACCCGATTATGTTCTGGCCCTGAACGAAATTGGATCGGCCTATTTGCGAAAGGCGAGGCTCCTCAGAGACAGGGGAGAGAACCCGGTCGAGTATCTCAACCGGGCGATTGACGCCTATCATCAGAGACTGGAAACCAGTCCTGACAATGAAAAGACTCTCTATAACCTCGGTTTGACCTATGAGGAGCTGGCCAAGGTTCAGATGGATCGGGAACAGGACCCGACCCGGGCGCTGGATGAAGCCCTTCAAAGCTATACGCGTCTCACAGGAATTAATCCGGCGAATATCTCGGCACATCAGAGCGTGGGTACCGTCTACCGGCTCAAAGCCGAATACGCAATCTCCCTCGGGGAAGATGCACTCCCCATGCTGGAACAATCGATCCATTCCCTGGAAAAGGCGACATCCCTGGGGCCGTCCAATCGCTACATCTTTAACTCTCTGGGGAACACACAGCTCTATCTGGCTGATCAGCGTGCCCGTGTCGGACAGGATCCCGTTCCCGACTATTGGAATGCCATAGAAAGTTATCGGCGAGAGCTTCAAAACAATCCGACCTTCATGTTTTCCTACAACAATATCGGGGAAACTTACGTTCACTGGGCCCGATATGAACTTTCCATGGAAAGAAATCCTTCCGGACTGCTCGAGAGCGCGAAAACCGCCTTGAATGAAAGCCTGAAACTGAACGCAAAACGTGCCACTCCCTACTTTGTGCTGGGATCCGCCTCCGGGGTGGAGGCGGAATATCTTCTTTCCAGGGGCAGCAACCCTGACCCGGCTGTCAATCGGGCCCTGTCTTACTTTCATCAGGGTCTGGCCATCAATCCGGCCATTCTGCAGGCGTATGTGGACGCGGTAAAAATCCTTGCCTTTTCCCTGACCTATGGTGTGAGCCACGACCGGTCTGTAGAGAAAATGACGACCGAGGCTATGGCCCTCCTGGACCGGGCGCTGGAAAGAAATAACCGGTATGCCGAGGCACTCCTGTGGAGAGCGAAGGTGCGCATACTTTCCCGGCCCACAGGAAAAGGGACTTCGGACGTTTCAGCCATTGAAGCCGATCTCAGGTCAGCCGAAGAGTTGGATCCATCCCTGCATGAAGAAATCCTGGAATTGCGGAAATAAATGTTGAAACCGGACTCAAAAGGCTAATTATCACTCAGTAGTATCCTGACGTTAATCGGATAGACTCTGCTGTTTAGTAAGTTCGCCCATCTGTTTCTGTAATTCTGGAGGAGTAAACAGATGTTCTATGGGCATACTGAAAACCTGTAGAATTGTGCAGAGACCGGCATCAAGATCGAGCCTCTTTTTCCCGACAGCAACCAGCACATAGATGGTGATGGCAATCCGGATCTTCCCAGCGTTCTCTGACAGGCCCTGGAAGGCCTTGATTCGCAGGTGCTGTGATCCATTTGAAAAAGAGTTCTACCTTCCAGCGACATCGATAGAGATCCGCCAGGGTCTGAGCAGATAAGAGCTATTGTTGCAGAGAAGGACAATCCTCTGATCATTCAGGTCATCGTGAAATCGGATTCTCCTTAGCTTATCCGGGAACTCATTTCTTTCACGGACACCCGAGAGATGGATCATCTGATCGTACCGAAGGCCTCCTGTCCGATCCACCGGATGGGAGTAAAGTTTTTTGTATTGCATATTCTTCTTGGCCCTGTCCAGGAAGAAAGCGGAGTATTAATGGATACGATATAGACGTGAGAAATCCATATACCCTCGATCCATGATATAGAGGACTCTTGCCTGCTGAATGATCACCCGGGCAAAATCCGCATAGATCCTCCAATCACGGGTTTCATTGACATGCGCCAGAGTGTTTCGGGAGAACTTACCACGAAATCCTGAGTGGTACAGTTTTGATTGAGCAGCCCGCAGACTGGCTTCACTGTCACGAAGACTTTCGTTAAGCAAAAGCCATGCACAAAGACTGATCCCAGCAGGTAGAACTCTTCTTTGTAATGGCCTGCATACCGATCGACACATATCTTGAATTCACAGGTTGGCAAGAATCCCATCAATTGGGAGAAGACCGTCTTCATGGAACGCATTGCTATCCTTCCTCACTGAATCTGGATCTCCATGATTCCAAGATTTTGGAAGTTGTATCGAAAAACTTTCTGAAGAGGAAATCAGCCTGCTAAATAAGGAAATAATTCGTTATGTGACCACTACGTTGGGACAGCACTGATTATCACTCCAAAATCAGGTTGGATCTGGTAGATGCGGGAATTCCCCTATTTATGGCCATCACATGTTTATGCCGGATAATCCTTACGGCCGGAAGGGGAGAGTTTCAACAGAATCAGGTGTTCGGGTCCGTTTTTTCTTTGTAGATCACTGCCCGGTCTCGACCTTCGGCCTTGGCCATGTACATGGCCCGATCGGCTTCTTCCAGCAGTTCCCGTACAATGACTTCCACGGGCTGATCACTCTTTTTCAGCACGGACCATCCGATCGAGACGGTTATCGAGAGGGTGCCGGCACCCGTTAAACGCACGGAGAGATTCCGTACCGAGGTAAGGACCCTGTTGGCCGCCTCTCGAGCCTGATCCGCGTCAGATTCTGGAAGAACAATCAAAAACTCATCGCCTCCATATCGCCCTACATCGTCCGTGTCCCTCAAAGAATGATCAATTGTCATTGAAATGCGCTTCAGGACGATGTCACCCACGAGGTGCCCGTGGGTATCATTCACCGCCTTGAATAGATCGACATCCACCATGCAGAGAGCCAGGGGGCGCTCATACCTGCACGCGCGCTCTACCTCCCGTGCCAGAAAGAGGAGGATGGCTTCTCGCCGTTTGAGCCCGGTGAGATGATCATAGGTGGCGGAGGTGAAAAGTCGTGCGTTCTCGAAGACTACGGCCGTGTTGTGAGCCAGAAGCTCCATCAATTCCAGTTCCTCAGCCCGCGGGTCCCGGCCGTCCAGGGTTTCCCCCATGAGGATCACGCCTGCCAGATGCCCTCGCACTTTCATGGGGACAATGATTTCAATCTTTTCCCGTTCCATGTAATGGGTGAGGGGAGAGGATGACTGAGGGAGCCTGGATCGCGTCTGAACGCCTCTGGAATGGAGCAGGTGGGTCATGGAAGGATCGTTGAGGCTGACCAGGATGGGATCGATCGGTTCCTCTCCTTCAACCAGCTGGAGAACGCCGGCATGTTCATCGGCGAGCAGGAGAGCTGCCTTCCGGACATGGAAGAGATCTTTGAGGTGGTCAGCCAGGCGGGCGGCCATGTCTTCCACGTTTCCCGCCTCCGGAAGGGTTGCGGCAAGATCGACGATTCTCTGGCGGAGCTGGGAACGCTCGGGAAAGAAACGTGAGTCAATCAGTGCCTGTGTCCACTGCCGGAAGGGCTGGGCCAGCAATCCGAGCAGAAGGGCCGCAAGCGCGATAATCCAGCCGGAGGGGTGGGATCCGACAACGGTTCGGGAAAGGATCACACTGCCCAGTCCAAGAAAGATATAGAAAACTCCAAGGAGAGCCCCCGTAAGAAACGCGTAAATCAAACCCTTACGAACGACCAGGTTGATATCGAACAGGTCGTAACGGTACATCCCGATAAAGATCGCAATTGGATAAGGAAGAAGGACAATGGACCATGCGACATCCATCCACACAGGCAGGGAATGCCCGGAAATCGCCATCAGGGTCGTGATGGTGATCGTTGCCGCCCAGGGAAGGATCCCGAGGAGCACGAGACCGGCCTGGTGACGTCCCAGTGGAATGGGGTAGCGGAGAGCCTGATATCCAAGCAGAAACAGAAGAAGAAGAACCCATAGCGGGAAGAGGATCGTGTCCATGTACACCTGAAGAATATGCATCAGGTTGTGACCCGCCGGCCAGTCAGCGGTATCCATCAGATAGATAGCCGCTCCCCCAAGGCCTGTGAGAAGTCCTAAAAAATACACACCGGGCAAAAAGATCCTGGATCTCTTTCTCCAGGGATGGATATCGGGGATGACAGAGGCCAGATGAATTTCAAGGATGAACTGAAATCCGGAAAGGAGATAAAACCCGGCGCCCGTAAGCCAGCCAATATCGTGCCCCAGCACAGACTTATCCGGCATGGAAAATTCAAGTGCCACAAGCCAGGTGAAGAGATAGAGGAGACGGGTTCGAACATCCTGACGGGTGCCGAGCGCAACGAGGAGAAAGAGAAGGAGACAGATTAGAACCAGAAACCCATTCAGTATGGTTGAAATAAATGGAAAGGGACCACCGGGAATGATGGGAAGCTCCAATTCAAGGGGGCCTCGCTTGATCTGGAAAATCGCGACCCGTCCCCGCTCCATGGTTTCCTGGGCTCTATTAAAATCTTCATAGGCGCTGATCGGTATATGGTTGATCGAAAGGAGACGGTCCCCGGGACTGATTCCTCCAAGGTCGGCAGGAAGCCCGGGGAAGGTCTGCTCAATCAGGATTCCGGTTTGATCATGGCCGAGGTAGACGCCAATCTGCCGATCGACTTCGGCTCGGATTTCCATCCACTGAAAAGCCAGAAGTATCAGGATAAGAAAGGCCAGGGTCCAGATTACGGCCTTCGGAAGAGGGCGGACAGACGGGAGGGTGGGGGGGGTAAGTTCATTCATGGGTTTCTTTACGTCCCTATTATCTCAGATAATGAAGTCCGGGACTACCATACTCCC
This window contains:
- the cas5c gene encoding type I-C CRISPR-associated protein Cas5c, whose amino-acid sequence is MPENTYVRVRVAGPYACFSRPEMKVERVSYEVMTPSAARGILDAILWRPEMRWIIHRIGVLKPIRFTSVRRNEIQSKIPPSAVKQWMKQPEKYEPQTAGAGSMDATPRNTLALQNVAYVIEAEPRVYDPNSENHSAKYMAMFNRRVEKGQCFHRPYLGCREFACFFSYPNQDERPIEVSQDLGLMLYDVVFQKKKMKEKEGVDNQAVFFHARLEQGVMDTSPDRVIVDPGQREEVLRCSYMH
- the cas3 gene encoding CRISPR-associated helicase Cas3', which translates into the protein MNYQNDVYFAHSDYKHHGMLPGENGCHWQTLREHLHGVERLAMIFAEAASRDHVFVEKVCSAGLLHDIGKYLDSFQQLLRDTAMGKPKSRVEHSGYGAAFAQRAKAYDIALAVAGHHSGLSNPNDINLRSKRIENTLNNILERARNDLGEEVVDKLLDTLTSHSDQNNMISKDMWIRMMFSCLVDADRIDTSGMPYQPNDLLDAWNRFQRIQAYVGKQAEKVPAGPLKDARQSIFEACKNAAQWENKLLSLTVPTGGGKTLSSMAFALRRASLNPEEVQRIIVVIPFLSIIEQNASVYAEAIGNDAIVEHHSGNFIKDVPAGEDYNLQQRRNLSAIENWNAPIIVTTSVRFFDGLFSNRPSDLRRLHNVARSIVILDEVQTLPRHLLRALLTAMKELSTNWGTTFLFCTATQPAFEKPEHADQHDPRWTKGTIREIVPNTQYLFQNLARVTIRWPEKDVRAGQCSWNDMTERIASEPRSLCVVNLKKHASLLFSKLHEKLDFEKDSLWHLSTRMCPQHRLEVLDTIRKALDDSNCPCRVVATQLVEAGVDLDFPVVFRAVGPFDSIIQAAGRCDREGKLTASKGQPGGKVIIFEPDDPSGKPTTPPGAYRDATEITKTMLAGSEALSIHDPAHIRGFFNRYYQSDLDTHDIEGLRRRLEFREIAKRFAMIEEPMVSILVPYNEKAEKLIRQLRNQGVLDMGLSRKLQRYQIGLYNHEFVQARQSGAIFELLPGSDIWCCEQRFYSRKLGFMIHSDDVLII
- a CDS encoding protein kinase, producing MDKHPKSFDCTEDDILDLAIRRGYITRELIEEIQTVYMVEQSDADISDRIVGPRIVHLLQSGSLDNEILSEIMSELGIPGEDQATLLIGKSDSGNRTVKKGDSGVRSGGLTTGSRISHFRIERVLGRGGMGVVYLAWDETLERPVALKFLHGETPDQERRFMREARTQAKIDHAHVCKVYEVGEAEGRPYIAMQYIEGRTLQEVSRTLTLDGKVALMAKVADALHAAHERGLIHRDLKPANIMVQDGEEGLMPFVLDFGLSKEIEAPNITHSGIIAGTPTYMAPEQASGRGADLDRRTDVYGLGATLYDIVAGGAPFQGNSTVDILMKVIQQDPIPLSRHQPKIPGDLETIIMKCLEKDPSRRYENSRALAEDLRRFLKGEPILARRASIAEKTWKRVKRHPTVSTAIGVLVLALVLLGIHALWSSHTNQLRRTYDQTFDREVAFVEETLRFAFTSPLHDIGPERDKVLNRLTDLEERIERESRLAKPSGYYALGRGYLDLGDWNRALEFLQKAWDQGNRRPESAYALGRALGEVYFEELSQLEGIRDRELREKRRKELEVEYRIPAITYLNASQGMDIASPAFVEGLILYYEKRYDQAIARVEEAIQEVPWLYEARSLKGRILRAMAEKSLEEGKTESGVSMMENAMIATQSAVATAPSDPGSLLDLCRLRTGLLKFPVFIQENNLDALMNDATSACEQAMTADPTSPLPSTFLAMAWRARAYTEVGRGVNPAESLARAESHARHSLEVRPGHLMSRLELSNIYQVKEERALMVGGDRATLIDASIDLLEQILKDKPDYVLALNEIGSAYLRKARLLRDRGENPVEYLNRAIDAYHQRLETSPDNEKTLYNLGLTYEELAKVQMDREQDPTRALDEALQSYTRLTGINPANISAHQSVGTVYRLKAEYAISLGEDALPMLEQSIHSLEKATSLGPSNRYIFNSLGNTQLYLADQRARVGQDPVPDYWNAIESYRRELQNNPTFMFSYNNIGETYVHWARYELSMERNPSGLLESAKTALNESLKLNAKRATPYFVLGSASGVEAEYLLSRGSNPDPAVNRALSYFHQGLAINPAILQAYVDAVKILAFSLTYGVSHDRSVEKMTTEAMALLDRALERNNRYAEALLWRAKVRILSRPTGKGTSDVSAIEADLRSAEELDPSLHEEILELRK
- a CDS encoding diguanylate cyclase; translation: MNELTPPTLPSVRPLPKAVIWTLAFLILILLAFQWMEIRAEVDRQIGVYLGHDQTGILIEQTFPGLPADLGGISPGDRLLSINHIPISAYEDFNRAQETMERGRVAIFQIKRGPLELELPIIPGGPFPFISTILNGFLVLICLLLFLLVALGTRQDVRTRLLYLFTWLVALEFSMPDKSVLGHDIGWLTGAGFYLLSGFQFILEIHLASVIPDIHPWRKRSRIFLPGVYFLGLLTGLGGAAIYLMDTADWPAGHNLMHILQVYMDTILFPLWVLLLLFLLGYQALRYPIPLGRHQAGLVLLGILPWAATITITTLMAISGHSLPVWMDVAWSIVLLPYPIAIFIGMYRYDLFDINLVVRKGLIYAFLTGALLGVFYIFLGLGSVILSRTVVGSHPSGWIIALAALLLGLLAQPFRQWTQALIDSRFFPERSQLRQRIVDLAATLPEAGNVEDMAARLADHLKDLFHVRKAALLLADEHAGVLQLVEGEEPIDPILVSLNDPSMTHLLHSRGVQTRSRLPQSSSPLTHYMEREKIEIIVPMKVRGHLAGVILMGETLDGRDPRAEELELMELLAHNTAVVFENARLFTSATYDHLTGLKRREAILLFLAREVERACRYERPLALCMVDVDLFKAVNDTHGHLVGDIVLKRISMTIDHSLRDTDDVGRYGGDEFLIVLPESDADQAREAANRVLTSVRNLSVRLTGAGTLSITVSIGWSVLKKSDQPVEVIVRELLEEADRAMYMAKAEGRDRAVIYKEKTDPNT